From the genome of Vicia villosa cultivar HV-30 ecotype Madison, WI unplaced genomic scaffold, Vvil1.0 ctg.000857F_1_1, whole genome shotgun sequence, one region includes:
- the LOC131631668 gene encoding large ribosomal subunit protein uL16m yields MEKHLVMYLTRKSIMLLRKYLLVTESQVSKCGFHIVKKRDVLYPKRTKFSKYRKGRCSRGCKPDGTKLGFGRYGTQSCRAGRLSYRAIEAARRAIIGHFHRAMSGQFRKNGKIWVRVFADIPITGKPTEVRMGRGKGNPTGWIARVSAGQVLSEMDGVSLSNARQAATLAAHKPCSSTKFLQWS; encoded by the coding sequence ATGGAAAAACATCTCGTAATGTATTTAACCAGAAAATCGATTATGCTTCTGCGGAAGTATCTACTCGTTACGGAATCTCAGGTGTCAAAGTGTGGATTTCATATAGTAAAAAAAAGGGACGTGCTATATCCAAAACGTACGAAATTTAGTAAATATCGTAAAGGCAGATGTAGTAGGGGTTGCAAACCAGACGGAACAAAACTAGGTTTTGGAAGATATGGCACTCAAAGTTGTAGAGCTGGTCGTCTTTCATATCGAGCCATTGAAGCAGCGCGTCGGGCTATAATCGGGCACTTCCATCGTGCTATGAGCGGACAATTCCGAAAAAATGGTAAGATATGGGTAAGAGTTTTCGCAGATATCCCTATTACCGGGAAACCTACAGAAGTAAGAATGGGAAGAGGAAAAGGAAATCCTACGGGTTGGATTGCTCGTGTGTCCGCGGGACAAGTCCTATCTGAGATGGATGGTGTGAGTTTGTCAAATGCTCGACAAGCCGCTACATTAGCGGCGCATAAACCATGTTCGTCAACCAAGTTTCTTCAGTGGTCGTAA